ATTCGGCGCCTGCTATGGTGCAGTTTTCACGGGTAATAATGCGTGCGCGGGCCATTTGGCTTGCGGGAATTAATTGGGCTGTGATGTCGCCGGAGCCTATGTCTTCGGCCAGTGCGTGGCGTACCGCCGCTGTGCGATCCTGGGCGATTTGTTGGGTGAGTTGGTCTGGGGATATCATAGGGTGCATCCGAATTTTTGCGCGCATTGTAGCAGTTTATGGCCCGCCGGGCGGGGCCTTAGTGGTGTTGGATTAAGGTGAGTGTATCGCCGCGCTGGCGTAGTTCTACCTGCTTTAGCGCACTCATGCCAAGTAATATTTCATCGCCACGCATGCCCGGGTTAATGGAGCCGCGCAGGTTGTAGAGCGTGATTTCGCCAAGGCTCAGCTGATTGATGGTGGTGGCGTACACCGTAACCGGCCCGTTGGCAGTTTGCGAAGTCATGGGCCTGCCGCGCTCCAGGCCAAAGCTCTCGGCCAAATGGGCGGGTACAGACACATTTGTGGCGCCTGTATCCAGCAAGAACAGCGCGTTTTGGCCGTTTATGCTGCCATTGGCAACATAATGGTGCTGCCGGTTGGCCTGTAGGGTCACCAGGGTTTGGCTTTGGTTGCGCAGGCTTTCAGGGCGCTGATTGGGGTTGGCTTGATTGTCTTCCCAGCGGCCAAAAAATAGGGTGAGCAGGCCCAGGGCCAGTACCCAGCAAATAATCAGCATGGTGCGCCCCATGGGCGCAGTTTGCGGGTTGTTCATGGGTTTTTGTCCCTTTTGTTATAGCTCCCTGGTAGCGGCGTGTGATATTACTAGGGACTTTGGTTCTGATAAACACGAAACCTTATAACATGATGTGATGGATTTCTCGATCTGATGGCCTGCCACTTTGTATGTATGGCCAGTTGATTATACTAGAGTCCCCAGCGCGCCGGCTGGCTTGCGTACAGCAAGCGGGCCCGGCCCATCAAAATAACTACTGGGATAGTGCCTTTATCCGGGCGCAAACAGGTAGAATCGCAACGCATATTGGCGCATGGCGCCGTATTGATCGAGTGTTAAACAGTCAGCGCATGCCAACGTGGAGTGCAGTAATGTCGACAGGACCCCAAGGGGCAAATGTAGTACCGCTCAAGCCTGATACCAAGGCCAATGCCAAGCGGGTAGATCGCGCTTTGCTTGCGCGCTTGCCTGCTCCGGTACACGCTGTGCAGCTTAAGGGCAAGCAAGTGATTGCAGGCCTTTTGCGTACATTGTTCGATAAAGCCGACGACTCCCTGTTTGAACTGGCCGACCGGGCAGTCAACAACCAAGACCAAAACCTCTTTTTTGAATCCATGCGTGAAGTGCGCCTGAAGCGCCGCGCTGTGGAAACCCATTTTGCAGACCACATTGATGCCGCCTTCGCGCGCTTGGCCTCGCCAGAGGCGCAGGCCGAGGTGCAAGACGACGCCTACGCATCCGATTTGGATATAGATAGCCTTTCTTTGGTTCAAAATGATGAGCTCGAAGAGCTGGTTGCCACAGATTCCATGATCCAAAAGGCCAATGAGCGCTTTGCCGAACCCATTCAGCACCTGGCCATTCGCATCGACAGCCTGGTGCCCGTGAAGGTGTACCAAAAGAATAACCCGCTGGGGCCAGATACCCTCTGTGAAGGGTTTGTGGATGCCACAGGCTGTATGAGCCTGGACATTAAGGCGCGGCTGGTGCTGTTTAAGCTGTTTGATCGCCTGGTGGTCACCCAGCTTGGCAAGCTGTACGAGGAAGTAAACAAAACGCTGATTGAGCACAACGTACTGCCTTCATTAAAGGGCCAGTTGCGCCAGCGGCGTCAAGGCCCGGCGGGCGTGCGAGCGCCTGGTGGTTCGGTGGCCGGCGGCAGTGGCCCACAGGCGGGAGCCGGGGCGTCACTCGGTGGCGGTTCGGCCGATGAGGGCGAGGTGTTGTCTACCCTGCAGCAGCTGCTGGCACAACAGCGTGGTGAATCGGGTGTAGCAGGCGATCAGCTCAACCCCGAATTCACTGGCGATACCATTGGCACCAACGATGTGATGCGCTTGCTGTCGCAATTGCAGCAGCGTGATTTGCCAAGCGGCCAGCGCAATATTAAATCTGTGTTAGATCATGTGCTGCGTGCCCGTGATGACGGCAAAAAGCTGGGCCAGCTAGACGACGACATCATTAACCTTGTGAATATGATGTTCGAGTTTATTCTCGATGATCGCAACCTGGCACCGCCCATGAAGGCGCTG
This genomic stretch from Simiduia sp. 21SJ11W-1 harbors:
- a CDS encoding TIGR02281 family clan AA aspartic protease, producing MNNPQTAPMGRTMLIICWVLALGLLTLFFGRWEDNQANPNQRPESLRNQSQTLVTLQANRQHHYVANGSINGQNALFLLDTGATNVSVPAHLAESFGLERGRPMTSQTANGPVTVYATTINQLSLGEITLYNLRGSINPGMRGDEILLGMSALKQVELRQRGDTLTLIQHH